The genome window TCCGCACCGAGGAATCGAACCTCATTGCTCTTGCTCACCGACTGAGCGTGTGCGGATTTATTTTCATCTCTCCAACATCCGTCCAAGTATCGCCGTTGTTGGTTGATTTGTAGGTTGAGTTGGCTGTACCGATGATGATTGTGTTGCTCGAAGGTCTAATTGACAACGAGAGTACATTGATATCAGTTCCAAGTCCGTTGTTGGCTGCCGACCAGTTTGCACCTTCGTCAAGCGAGCGATAGATACCGCCGCTTGTTGCAAGGGAAAAAAAATTATCAAACAAAAAATCACAAATATAATGATTAAAAGATTGAATGATTGTTATATGTGAAAATTGTATGAAGCATCCAGCCGATGACTGCCTTCTGCCAAGTGCCAACTGCGCGCTGCATACTGGGAAAAATTTTTATTATTAGAAAAGCGACCCTGCTTGAATAGGAAATGGGATGAGATAAAACAGGGAGTGTTCAAACTTAATCGTTCATTGGTACTAACTGGGAATAAACGCTACGAGAATATAGACAGAATTATTAATAAAGTCAACTGAAAAAATTACGAATTGATAAAATTAAATTTTACCTTAAATAATCAACGGTATTGAAGAATTTTTGGTGTATAATCTGCTAAGTTAGTGTAGACAAGACATCGTTTGAAAATATACATTTTAAACGTGAGGTGGTTTTTCATTCCGAAAATCTGATTTATTTTTATGTTCGGTATAAACACCAAGTCCGAAGGTATCCTTCGGTCCTTGGGGCTTTGAAAATTAAACTGCTAAAAGACTATTTGGACATTTGTCGTTACCGCACCAGCATTCATCCTCCGAAGCTCTATCCTGCACGAAGCGTTTTGGTGAGTAGGTTATCGCAGGAGGATCATCTTCTTGGCACTCTTAAAATTGCCTGCTGCAAGTCGTTCATTTAAATTATGAACGATATACTGTTGATTTGCAAGAATATTAAATTTGGAAAATATCTCGAAAAATTGTATTATAACGGGTTATTAATTCATAAACTTAAATTATTGAAAGGATTTTAAATGAAATATCTATTAACCGTTCTAACTTCGTTCGGATTTTTAGCCTGTCAAAGTAATACTCAGGATAATGTAAAGATGAATAGTCAAACCGACAGCGTGAGTTACGCAATCGGATTAGACATAGGCAAAAATCTGAAAAGCCAGAAAATCGAGGTTACCGCTGAAGTACTTGCACAAGGGATAAAGGATATAATAGACAGTAACAAAACACTCCTCACCGAAACTGAAGCACAAGAAGTACTGATGGCGTTTCAAAAACGACTAATGGCAAAACACGAGGAAATGATGAAAGGTCAAGGGGATAAAAATAAATTAGCAGGCGAGGAATTTCTTGCGGCTAATAAAGCCAAAGACGGTGTGGTAACATTACCTAACGGCTTACAATACAAAGTTATTAAAATGGGAACAGGCAAAAAACCTAAAGCAACAGATAACGTAACCGTACACTATCGCGGAACTTTGATTGACGGGACCGAATTCGACAGTTCTATTGGACGCGGCGAGCCGGCAACATTTCAACTTGACCAGGTTATTAAAGGTTGGACAGAAGGAGTTCAATTAATGCCTGTTGGCTCAAAGTTCGAATTTTATATTCCTTCGGACCTTGGTTACGGCGACCGTAATGCGGGACAAATTATTCAACCTAATTCGACATTGATTTTTGAAGTGGAACTTATTTCAATAAATAAATAAAAATTTTTTTCTCTCCCAATCTATCTACAAACGAAAACTCAGATTTCTTAATACATCTAAGAAATCTGAGTTATGCTTTAAATAAACTACTTCCTTACTACAAAGGGTAATATCCAAATCTTAGTTGAAAATATAAGAGAGAAAAAGCAGGTCACGCAGCCTTACGTTTGATAATTTTTCTTTTTAATACTTCTTCTCTCAATGCTGTTTCCAGTAAGGGAAGCTTTTTGTAGTTTTTCACTTTCTTCATCCGCGGTTCAATCTCCAGTAATGCAACGGCAACCCACCAATGTCGTTGTCCCGATGTTTTCCAATGCTTGACTTT of Bacteroidota bacterium contains these proteins:
- a CDS encoding FKBP-type peptidyl-prolyl cis-trans isomerase — its product is MKYLLTVLTSFGFLACQSNTQDNVKMNSQTDSVSYAIGLDIGKNLKSQKIEVTAEVLAQGIKDIIDSNKTLLTETEAQEVLMAFQKRLMAKHEEMMKGQGDKNKLAGEEFLAANKAKDGVVTLPNGLQYKVIKMGTGKKPKATDNVTVHYRGTLIDGTEFDSSIGRGEPATFQLDQVIKGWTEGVQLMPVGSKFEFYIPSDLGYGDRNAGQIIQPNSTLIFEVELISINK